From the Salvelinus alpinus chromosome 32, SLU_Salpinus.1, whole genome shotgun sequence genome, one window contains:
- the LOC139562129 gene encoding zinc finger protein 135, translating to MEDSETDLTSSEPDALGADFITVELDTQPIEYVVKWAEVGSKFTISCVKKEADEGSGLNLDQVKAEPDEPFFAQYEEEFPGCDIAEQSVIVNDSDEDDHTEPGSSHLVPVGDGSDSGSEKGEYSSPGGNYSCNYCGKCYSHSSSLSRHQQLHTGKAPLPPNKQMDTGSGEGNKYKCTQCAMRFKSRRALGTHMRTHRGMRVYPCNICGKDFNHSSSLSRHRLIHKKGKGIPSGVRPAEISYVRRPPGSRKNKKQAGEKKIPGEKKFPIEKNLPGEKFYACTQCDMTFKNSIGLSKHQVSHVKDLLNNYAQGKDSLTKSSDLKIRLKLCSRDKPNFYTLCKKNKRSRAAKRQRQRQTSVSEEEEGQYACEQCDKHFSQAQSLARHQQMHKGDKFSCSYCKKTFARLSNLHHHERSHSTGGKYECTTCNKTFVHSSSYSRHKRQHAEEAHQRQWKGIDEMAPLDSDSE from the coding sequence ATGGAGGACTCAGAAACTGATTTGACTTCGTCTGAACCGGACGCACTTGGTGCAGACTTCATCACAGTGGAACTGGACACCCAGCCCATAGAATATGTTGTCAAGTGGGCAGAGGTCGGGTCCAAGTTCACAATATCCTGTGTGAAAAAGGAGGCGGACGAGGGATCTGGCCTGAATCTTGACCAGGTGAAGGCAGAGCCAGATGAGCCCTTTTTTGCCCAGTATGAGGAGGAGTTCCCTGGCTGTGACATTGCAGAACAGAGTGTCATAGTAAACGACTCTGATGAGGATGACCACACTGAGCCAGGGAGTAGCCATCTGGTCCCTGTTGGAGATGGCTCTGATTCAGGCTCGGAGAAAGGGGAATATAGCTCACCAGGGGGAAACTACAGCTGCAACTACTGTGGGAAGTGCTACAGTCATTCCTCAAGCCTCTCAAGACACCAGCAATTGCACACAGGAAAGGCACCCCTACCCCCAAACAAGCAAATGGATACAGGGTCAGGTGAGGGGAACAAATATAAATGCACGCAGTGTGCAATGCGATTCAAAAGCAGAAGAGCTCTCGGCACTCATATGAGAACACATCGGGGCATGAGAGTTTACCCATGCAACATCTGTGGGAAGGATTTTAACCACAGCTCCAGCTTGTCGCGTCATAGGCTCATCCACAAAAAAGGGAAGGGTATTCCCTCTGGTGTTCGACCTGCAGAAATCAGTTATGTCCGCCGCCCGCCTGGCAGCAGGAAAAATAAAAAGCAGGCTGGCGAGAAGAAGATCCCTGGCGAGAAGAAGTTCCCGATCGAGAAGAATCTCCCCGGAGAGAAGTTCTACGCGTGTACACAATGTGACATGACCTTCAAGAACTCCATTGGCCTCTCGAAACACCAAGTCTCTCATGTCAAGGATCTTCTGAATAACTATGCCCAGGGTAAAGACAGTCTCACcaagtcctcagacttgaaaaTACGCCTCAAGTTGTGCTCGAGGGACAAACCCAACTTCTACACCCTTTGCAAGAAGAACAAGCGGTCAAGAGCTGCCAAGCGCCAGCGGCAGCGCCAAACATCAGTCTCTGAGGAAGAGGAAGGACAATATGCATGCGAGCAGTGTGACAAGCACTTCAGCCAGGCGCAGAGCCTCGCCAGGCACCAGCAAATGCACAAGGGAGACAAGTTCAGCTGCTCTTACTGTAAAAAGACCTTCGCCAGGTTGTCCAACCTCCACCACCATGAGAGATCTCACTCCACAGGGGGCAAGTACGAATGCACCACCTGCAACAAGACATTTGTGCACTCGTCTAGCTACTCCAGGCACAAGCGGCAGCACGCCGAGGAGGCCCACCAGCGCCAGTGGAAGGGCATAGATGAGATGGCACCACTTGATTCAGACTCTGAGTGA